CATGTccttatgatataataatttaataattaatcaattaattttattctttttgaatatatcaaatttttataGTACTATCTATATCgagtatttataataaattatatcgATCTATTATGATTAAgtaaaaaaagatattcaaaaacacatgtcatttatttataatttgaaataaatatttattgagtGTATATAAATGTTTACCAAAGATACTTAGATATTTTTTCTACTTTGcccattatatttattttttaaatataggtAGGGTGATTATGTGAGCAACTTTGATCATTTCCTCTCTAATTagatttgtttcttttttttccttatcaaatattttatgatggTGAGGTGTGTGATGATGAATAGTGAAGTAAGAAAATTTGTTCACTTTcttaaatcttttttaaaatataaatttttcgGGGCGAAGTCAAGTCAATTTTGAATCATCAAATTCGAGAACAGatgatttcataatatattttcttattaatataggtcttaaatcttttttaaaataaaattttttgggGCAAAGTCAAGCCAATTTTGGGCCATCAAATTCGAGAACAGatgatttcataatatattttttattaataaaggAAAATCTtacatatatctatatctatatatatatatatatatatatatatgggataATAATGGTCGTTCACCTAATCATGTTGACATTTTGATAGTAGGGAGTTCAAATCTTTTATAGATTCTCTAATTTTATAcactaaatttaatttaatatattaagaaaCTCAGTGAGATTGTGACTAAAATGTCTTGAACAAAAACtttattaatgaataatttatgAAGAAGACAGGCTTGGTCATGAAATAGAATCTTTAAAATAAAGCTAGGTTGATGGTTAggcaataaaaataattaatttaattatttcatataaatattgaatgtgaataaataattatctaATAATTGATGGAGAAGGCATGCctctaatataattaaaataaaacaacaataagTTGCTAAAATTGTGGATTTAGGGGCTCAATGAAAGTTACAATTGGCACTATTTCAACCAAACATATCATAGTGGAACACTTTCAATCAATGAAGATACATTCTATAATATATGTGATATATTGCAAGTAACTTTTATAGCAATTATTTGATTAGCatataacatgaaaaacatagaatgtgaaattttttattgtatgATTAATGtatgtaaattaaatttttagttaattttgttTGGTTCGTGGATAAAAGAGCATGTGAAGAGGAAATGCATAAATGTTCTACTAATATAAAAGTGTGTGAGATTGACTACAGATGATTTTAGAAGAGTTAGAAGTATCGTGAAGATGTGATTAGACGAAGGATAACATAATTCTACCTTTTCGAGAGCATGATCTTAGAtagaaagaatataaataacaCATTAAGAAACAAGAttagtaaataattaaatattatctcGTTTATCATTCTATGCTAATAGTCACAATATTTATCCATAGACTGCTTACACTGTATTCTCTTCGTAGCTCAGATTGTTTTACTAATCTCAAAGATAAAATGGCAAAATGATACATTTTTTTCACTTCTCCAAATTGTTGAAGTAATCAACTTCTTCATATTAGACATATTCATGCAGGCACATAAGGAGAGAGACATGGAGACAGAGTCAATATCTGGTAAAGATGGTACCTTTGACAAAAATATTTGCATATTCTGTAGAATAAACAATTTGGGTGCCTTTTAAAGTAAGTTATTTAGTGTGGTGAAGGtcaattttttggaaaattgaaaaaaatattacaaaggggtattttttttttcttcctagtGACAAAAGGGGGTGTggggattttgatttttcttgtgattttgCAAGTTGGGTATTGTAAAATCTGTTTGAATGGTAGTAACAGAACAAGATTTGGAATTTTCTTGGAAATTTGATTATTGGGTTGTCGATTGGAAGGTAAAGTTGCAATCTTGGAAAAAAATTGGGAAAAAAAGATGACATCTTCAGCTGTAAATTTGGTGATGACAGTGATTGGGTTTACAGTGAGCATTATATTCATAGTATTTGTGTGTACAAGGTTAATTTGTGCAAGAATTCAGTATTTGACAAGGAGGAGGTCTTCTGCATATACTTCTAGATCTGATCTTAGCATTGTAAGTTCTTGAAttcaatattcttcaaattttagtGATTTGTGACATATGTATATGTTTCGTGTCGAACATACTGGTTAGGTTGAGCCTATATTGGATAGAGTTGGAGCAGTAAGGcttagaaaggaaaaaaaattgaccttgTATATGTAAGACAATTTTCCAGTTAAGAGAGTTAGGATAAACCCCTTACGTCCCCTAGCTCCGCCCCTAGGCTCACACTGAGTGTTGTAGCTAGGAGATGTTCTTTGCTTAAGTTCTCCATGTTGCTCTATGTTTACTACTTTTATGTTGGGAGAAACTAAAATTTTAGTTGGGGTAGCAAGTATCTTATCATGACTATAGTTTTTGATTGGTTTAGTAGTCTAGCTGGTACATAATCTTGTAGGTCAGTGATGCTTAGTTTGTTAGGTATGTGGACTTTTAGGATGCTTTTTATGGCTTGTCATATTCTTTGATTTGAAACCTTTCAAACTTCAAGTTGTGCTTGTAGGTTCTATTCTCCTCACTTCATATCCTTTACCACATATGTAGCTATATCAGCCTTGTACTAGTTTAGTTGCTTACCATGTAATACATGCACCCAAGGTTGTGGCATAGTGGTCGACGAAGTGGGTTGAGAACCATAAAGTCCCAGGTTCAAATTCTAGCAGAGACAAGAAACACTAGGTTATTACTTTCCATCTATTCTTGCCTTCGTGGACCGAGTTACCTGACCTGTTAGGTATCCCATGGAGTTAGTCGAGGTGTGCGAAAATGGACCCGAAAACCATGgttatcaacaaaaataaaattgcttACTATATATATTGAGTTCCCTATCTGTTTGTGTTCTGCTTTAGTAGTTGATCTCTGTTTCTATATTGGTGGTCGGTCTGTTTAGGAAATAACTCAAGAATATTGTCTTTCTACTCTGAAGcagaatgaatttttttgtgaatcaTTTGTCCTGCTTACTTAAACAGTAGTTCCTGTTTACCTCGTATAGTTGGAACGTGGTTTACATGGGCTGGAGCCTCTTGCTGTGTCGAAGTTCCCCACGAAGAAGTACAGTGatgcatttttttcatttgcAGAAAATACTCAGTGAGTTGAACCTTTTCTCTCAACTCATATGTTGAACTAGCTTACATAAGCGGCACTTGTTCCTATTGGTTGTTTTTGACTTCTTTATGAAATAGACTATTTGAATTGTAGATTcggaaagaaaatttatttatgatgaAAAAGGATCGAAAATATTGATCCTTATAGTGGGATTATGGATATGTTTTTGGATTATGTTAACATTGATAATTTGTTAAGTCCACATGAGTTAAATCTTAATATGGGAACATAGTAAACATCTGCTACCTGACTTTATTACGAGATAATCGTCTTCGTTTAAGATCTTGAAAATTCTTGTGTGTGTTTTTCATCTAAATCATTGTATAAATTGAACAAAGattagaaataaagaaagaactGGCTGCTCAGTGCAGCATAGTTTTGTGTGTTTAGACGAGACTGTTGACATCCATGTGGTAGATTGTCCTGGTTTGGTGTATGGTTTGAACAGATAGTTACAGACAAGCACAATATGTTTTGTCGGAGAGGCCACCAACTACGCCGAATGTTTATTACAGTGTTGTTGGTTTTTTCATTTTCAGGAAGATGAAAGTCATATAAGATATTACTTGTTAATTATAGCTGATATTGGAGGGGACATATGGATTGATCATTTGGAGATGAAATCCGACATTTTTTTACAACTTCGATGTCaaacatattctctaatatGAAAATTGGTGATAGCTATAGTTTTGCCcctaattttaacttttcatctATTGTTCTTGTAAGTTCTTACTTTGTTGAACCACCTGGAATAGTGGTCGTGGAGAATTGTGGTACTTACTCTGGCTCTTAAGTTTTCGAGTGAATTTCTTTTGGTGAAATCTTGTCAAGATTCAATTCTGATTTCTGAATCTAACTGGATTATGTCAACTATTTGGGATGACGCCAAGGGAAAACCAGGTGAAgggaagatcaagagaaaagaaactcttttggTTATAGTTACTTAAGTCTCTTCCTTTTGCTTTAGCCTGTGCCGTGTTACTCCATTTATATTAGAAACAGCAGCAAACCTACAAGTGGATGAGCCGAATCAGGAGAAAATTAGGATAAATTAGACACTACCTGCTAACTTGAAAAGTAAATATTGACAATGTAGCGGATAAGTTTGTGGAATCCAAAAAGAATGTTATACTCTTTGGATGGACATGTTTGAAGGTGATACCGATATTTTTATTCAGAAAGAACCGGTGGGAAGCCGCTCAGCTTATGAAATGTTTAAGCCAGCTTTCACTTGCTTTTCTCTTATTAGATACGCCATGCATATGCATCTCCCACTTTTTGAATTAAAGGATTGAGATATTCTCTGATCATTTATCATAGACCTTTTGGCTTTGGATGGTGCCATTTTAGCTCGCTAAGACCTACATTTTCATCGAAGGAAGCTGTCCATTCATTTACCTTTTCTTGAGCCATCTGaatttctttcatttcatttatcttcttctttgatGCATCCACCTCTCCTGCTTCTAGATCAATGAGAATCACAGTAACAAGTTTCAATTATTCAAAGAAACTTGAAAAGGATGAAATAATCTACTATTTACAAATTGGGGAAGACGTGGGAATGAGCTGACTTTTGCAGGTCATATGTGTAATTGGAGTTTTTTCAGATAAGTCAAAGAAGAATCAattttgttagaaaataatgTTGGACTAAAAAATCGTGTATTAGATAGTAAGTCTGAGATTGAGGCTATTATATAGCATCGATCCTCCAATGTCCTATCTATGAAAACTACTATTGGTTGCATACTGCTCTTTATACTGTAAAACTCATAACGATAGGAAAACATCAAATTGTGACTTTCCGACTAGTATGCACTAAGCATGTTCTTGTGTTTTCAACAATATGTCAACAGAAAGGGACTGGAGATTACTAGAGGCAGTATGTGTTACTTTCTAGTTTATTTTAGCCATAGAATTCTCTAATTGAGGTTATGCAAGTATGTTTCGGTGGACTTTGGCCATCATCCATATCGTTAGAGGATGCTGAAACTTTTTGTGGTCACTCAAAGATTTGGTGTTGTATAGGTCAATTTAGAATATATAGTGAGCCAGACGAGGAGATCAGTAGTTTCATGGAGATCAGGTACTGAAACATGTTGTTCCTTGAGGTGTAAATCATGGAAGTAACATGTATTTTCTTGATTCAACTGTATGATAGGATTCAAAGGGATACCGTTAATGAGTTTGTTTTGAAATGAACATATGTTGCttttattgttttgttcgtCGTGTTTTAAGTGTCTCCTCTAGTGTACTTTTGGAATTTTTCAATCGATCACCTTCTGATTTCCTTGTGTACTTCATTGATGTAGATGCATGATTTGCCTTGCTGAGTATCGGGAGGAAGATACATTACGTATTTTGCCATTATGTGGACACTACTTCCACGCCACATGCATCGACATATGGTTTCAGCAGCACTCTACATGTCCTGTTTGTCGGATTTCCTTACGCGAGACTGCTGAGAAAAAGTGCTTCTTGCAGCCCTTGTTTAGTTCAGCTGTCCGATCTCAATACACGATGGACACCCTGAATGTTAATTCGAACCAATGCTCATCATCTGGGCTGAGGCTTTCTTCCAGATCACACGACAACCAGACCACGAACCCCAGTACAGCAAGTGCATCAAACGCATAAGCCTTTAGGCCGCCACAAGAGTATAAATGGCGAAATTGACAGATGAAAGGTATTTACAATGTTGTGATACTCTCATCTTAGTAATCCAGATTTTGCTCATCTATGTCTCCTTCTCCGAACACTGCAAATAGCGGGAGCTTAGTGCGCTAGACAACCTTGGACGGACTTTTTCCCATCCAATACACAAACATTTCTTTTTCTCATTTGGTAAATATATAAGTTCAGTTTTGGTGGTAGCACTCTTGTATATAGGGGCGGAGCTAGAGGGACGAAAGTCCTGAACCCCCCTCGTTGGATATTCACACTGTATATATAAGGTCAAAATCTTCGTTTGCGTTTATATATTAGATAGATGATAAACTTTTTTAGCGAAAATACTGTACTGTATAACAATCATTATTTCACTTGATATAGATATGTATATGCCTTGCCTTTTATTCATATTGATACATATTTGCGTAGATGAAGACTATAGACATTATTGCAGTAAATAGCCACAAAAATTGACTATTTAATTTATGGCAACAATAATAGCATATGATTATTCCCATTTATAACCGATTATCGCTTGCTAGACGAAAGTGAAAACACTTCTTTTCGGttagtttttaaatttgtccttttaatatgataatcttttttattaatttatattttcatatcataatatttcatCAGTTATGTCACGATCCTTTGAAAAAATTGTATCCTACTAAGTAAAAATTCAATGGTTAAcgataaaaattgaatttaattaaaattatttaaaggaTAAACCGCGTaattaatagtatttttttttcctcttttgttATAGATGGCCCCCTCTTGCATTTAACTCTTTGGGCATGACATTATGAAACTTTATTGTTGTCTTAATTAATACTAACAACAAGAAaccaaataaaaggaaaaaaggaatatttatagaaaaaaaaagactttttggCTTAATTTAATGCCTCTCAATTTATTATTAGTactataataacaacaacatcaacaatataataataataataataataataataataataataataatattcataaaattagaCAATAATAAGATCTAAAAAGGTCATAAATAAAATGCAAAATTCACCCCCACCCCCCTTCtccccaaacaaaaaaaaaatcaacaaaaataaataattaaattaattattacatTCTTGGTTTAATTTTAGCTCTTAGAGTATTTTTCATCACCACAGTAAATTCCAATTTTTCAGTAAAATCCACTCGGGTATTTTCCGGGTCGGACCATTCGAATTCTTGAATTAATCGGGCCAACATTAAACTCACATGAACCGTTGCCATATTCAAACCGGGGCAAATCCTCCGACCCATACCAAATGGTATCATTTTCACACCCGATACACCCGTCATATCCGCTTCCTCTTTACCCGTAAAAAACCTATCCGGGTCAAACTTCTCGGGTTCGGACCATAAATTCGGGTCATCCGAAATCCCGGGTAAGAAAATCTCAACATTAACATCCGTGGGTATATCATACCCGCCCAATTTAGCGGGCTCCGTTACTGCATGGGTCAATGACATGTACGTAGGTGGATGTTTACgtaataattcttttattacCGCGTTTAAATATGGCATTTTCTCTATGTCTTTTTCATCGATTTTATTTTCTCCAAcggtattttttatttcttcgtATAATCGCGATTGTATACTTGGATTTTCAATCATTCTCCCTATGGCCCATTCtattgctgttgctgttgtgtCTGTCCCTCCGTTAAGAAATTCTGAACATAATGTGACTAGTTCTGTATTTGTCGGTACTGAATTTCtacctgttt
This DNA window, taken from Solanum lycopersicum chromosome 5, SLM_r2.1, encodes the following:
- the LOC101268474 gene encoding RING-H2 finger protein ATL39-like produces the protein MTSSAVNLVMTVIGFTVSIIFIVFVCTRLICARIQYLTRRRSSAYTSRSDLSILERGLHGLEPLAVSKFPTKKYSDAFFSFAENTQCMICLAEYREEDTLRILPLCGHYFHATCIDIWFQQHSTCPVCRISLRETAEKKCFLQPLFSSAVRSQYTMDTLNVNSNQCSSSGLRLSSRSHDNQTTNPSTASASNA